The following nucleotide sequence is from Synchiropus splendidus isolate RoL2022-P1 chromosome 1, RoL_Sspl_1.0, whole genome shotgun sequence.
ATGTAACGAGGATTTAAAATCATTGAAAGAGGTTATTGATAGTGGGAGTTCCCCCTCAAGCAAGAAATGATCGGCGGGATGGTGTCACGCATCCAAACAGACACAGTAACATTGTAAAGTCAAACACATCAGGCGCAGTCATCATGGAAGTTCGGGTGAAAGAGCAAAGACAGAAAAGCGACGAAGCAAACACGCTTTGTCATGTGCTTCATATGTTAAATTGTTTTATCATTCGTTTAGAATTTAGCAAACATGATGAAATGTAGGGTAAGAAAATGAACAGTACCAGACAtcatcaaaagacaaaagttatTTGGATGAACTTTATTTATGGAGTGTTTTAAATAGTGTTGGATctcaaaccttgaaaacctgAGGAGATGCATACTCCCACTGATGTCAGGGCACAAGAGGATGGATGTCAGGGTAACAACCTCTTATGCATTGATGATCTGTGAGCTTGGCGGGGCGGAAGTTGGGAGCAAAACCGCTGTCCCACATTTCATTGACAACCTCCCAGCCCCCTGTTTAGTCCACCACTTTCTGCAAACCGAGAGTTGGCACAGACACGAGATGACGAGAAGAGACGAATGCTTTGGTCATCTCCTGGTCAGGatgctggttctggttctgatgcTGCAGCTGGGATTTGCATCCGCAGGTCAGTCAAACTGAACTTAACTTTTTTCtcgcttgtttttttgttcttgtttgtttttgacagtaGTATTAGAAGAATCCTTGGTATCAATATttaagtttgtctttttttaatttcttaaatgtatttatttattttacaaatgtgTAGTTTAAAACAGCGTCATAGTCGTAGAAGCATGGCATGAAAGTGTAATTACcaaatgaatggatgataatTACTGCAGCTGAAGAGAAGAGCTGCTGTACTGACACTTACCAGTGGACGCTTCCTCGAATTACTGCAGTATTGCTGGTGTATGGTGGAATGTTTCCGAGAAATTACTTATGAAAATAGCTCcaaaaaaagatgaagcagTTCGGGATTTGAGTTGGAGTGGCCCAATTTGTTGCTCTGTTCAGTGAGACTCTGAAGTTTCTGACAAATCTGTAAGATTCTCGCGTTTCACAGGCGTCTGTTGTGGTTTGGGAGTTTGGGAGTTTAAATTGAAGATCGTCATTTATGTTGCAGTGTAATTTGTGTAATTATGTCCAGCTGTGTCGATGAAATGTCCTGTGAGGTCACGAGTGACTTTTAATTAAACGTGACCCACAATCCCTGATTATCCAGACTCTCGTGCACAAAAAACAATCGATGCCATGGATCCAGATGAGACTGACCTCATTAATATTCACCCTGGGTGGAGAACTAGCAGTGTGACACCTAGTGGCCATCTGGAGGTGGAGGTTTTGCACACCAAGTGTAAGATACCATTATTACCTGAGATAACTGTATCACAGAACTGAACCCAGGTGGCAATAAAATCTTCCCTGCTGCCGATATTGCTGCAGCAATTTTAGAGTGCTGATGGCTGTGGTTAAATTACAAAGATACTTCCCCTTCTAACTACGGAAGTGGCTTTCTAGAGAATTTCAATGATCACTGCGTGTGCTGTCTTCCACAGGCTCCATGATGGGTGAAGGCGGTCTGGATGGCAACGGTCCAGCCGACACCATAAGTCATTCTCTGATGCTGGTTCAACGCCTAGAGGCCTTGCTGCTTCAGGGTAATAGCAGCGATGTGTCCCTGAGGGTTGAGACCCCAAACACAGATGATGTGAAAGTGATTGCGGCCCACTCGCTGGTTCTGTCCCTGCACAGTCCTGTGTTTGAGGAGATGTTGCTGCTCCGCAACAGCAGCACATTGATTCTGAAGGAAAGTTCAGAGTGTGCTGCTGTTTTTGACAAGTTCCTCAGGTGGGAATGATCACAGTCAATGACTACTGGTTTCCTATGAGAGATAAATGATACCTGACCTGTTGGTGTGGCTGTGAGACTGACCCCTGCCTTCCCTTCTGCAGGTATCTCTACTGTGGTGAACTATCTGTTCGTCTGGAGCAGGCCATCCCTCTACATAAACTGGCCACCAAGTACCAGGTTGTCGGTCTTCAGCAGGGAATCACCCAGTATATGACCTTGAACTTGGCCCGGGACTCTCCCTCTGGTCATGTAGCCGGTTGGTATGAGTATGCGGTGCAGGTAGGTGATGTGATCTTGAAGGAGAACTGTCTGCAATACCTGGCCTGGAATCTGACGTCGGTGCTGCAGAGCGGGGAGTGGGCAACGATCAGTAGCCAGCTGCTCATGTCACTGATGCAGCGGTCGGACCTGGTTCTACAGAGCGAGATGGAACTCTTTGCAGCTCTTGAGGCTTGGATTGTCCAGAACGATCCGGATGGACTGACGGCAGAGAACGCTCTTCGAGCTGTACGCTATGCCATGATGCCTCCTCGGGAGCTCTTCCGTCTCCAGACCCAGTCCTCAATACTGGCGCGTTACCAGGAGTCAGTTCGGGATCTGCTCTATATGTCATACCAGTTTCACTCAGCATCTCCGATGCACATGGCCAAATACTTTGATGTGAACTGCAGCCTTTTCGTGCCACGGAACTACCTCTCACAACTCTGGGGGGCGTCATGGGTCATCAGCAACCCCACAAGAGATGACCGCAGTACCAGCTTCCAGACCCAGCTCGGACCCAGCGGCCATGACTCCAGCAAACGTGTCACGTGGAATGCTCTGTTCTCACCCAGATGGTTACCACTCAGCATGAGGTCCATGTACACAGAGACGGGGGCCATGCAGCCAACCAGGGTAGATGGCGGGCGCCCACGCATTATCATAACGCCGGCGACCTCCAGTGCAGATTTTGCAGGCGTCAGCTTCCAAAAGACAGTGCTTGTGATGGCGCAGCAAAAGGGGAAGATGGTTGTCAAACATGTCTACAACTTTCACCAGAGCACAGAGGAGAATGGCAATTTCTTGGCGGAAGCAGACCTGTACCGGCGTACTTCCGACTACCTCATTGACAGCTCCCTCTACCTTCACATTGTGGTTAAGCCGATGTACCAATCCCTTGTTACTACCAAGAATTGACCCAGTCGTCTAGGCAATTTCATGAAAATTATTACATCATCAAGTCAGATCCCCTGCGTCTGCTCCCGACTGTCTTCGCCCGAAAACCTGGTTTGATTCCACCTAGCTATCCATATGTTAAATCTTCAACAGTTCCACTAGATTCGCTTAATGTTGTGCTTCATTCTGTGCTCCTTGACACGGAACCATCTCTAGATGATGTCATATCTAGATAGTATGTCAGTCATTTGCAAAATTTTCTAGTGAAATATTGGTGCTACTCTgttctgctttgctttttttctgctgtcatCATTTCATCAGTCACTTGCTTTCATGTTTTGCGTGTCTCACTGATTGTTCCTCAACAGTTGTGAGGATGTAACTAATGAGACGTATTACATCCTCTCAATAACAGCTTCAATTTCTTTGTAAAATAATGCCTTTGAATGAAACCCATAGTGTCCCAAACTTAATGTTTGAGAATTTACCTacattcattgtttttggtttcGTAAATGTTTTACTTTAGTCAGTTGATTAAAGATTGTAAAAATGGCAACCAATACCAGAGACTGCTACTGTTTCCTACCTCTACACCCCTTTGACACATCACCTGAATAGTAACTGAATAGATTGATTTGAATTTAACATATAATAAATGGTTTCTTCCGTTTCAACCATAACAAGAGTGTCTAGTATTTAGTGAAAGCAAAATCCTTCAAACTTAGAGAAATCAATAAATCctatttaaacaataaaataagaaaGATTTATGAAATATTATTTGCTGAATGTCCTTCTTTATGGTTCTATTCAGCAAttatttgagtgtttttactTCGATCTATAGTTTGCTTGGGTTAAAGCCAAAATACTACTTTCATCAtcgtcgaaaaaaaaaaagacatccgcgttattcaagtgtttatttgtGTGATATCAATCAACAACGCTTTCGGTTCAGTACTCGCACTCGTTTGAGATCAAATGCATGGTTTgggatttttcaaaaatatattttcagttaatataatgtaaatatcttaaatatcataaatattCGTTTATGTCGGATCTTGGCTCCAAAGCTCAGAATCGGCGTTGGACTCCATTTCCCAGCAGCACCCGCGCCAGAGCAGGAAGAACGTTTCCTTAGAGTCTCAACGCTCCAAGTTTAGGATCCGTCTGTCAGCCTCCAGCTGGGCCCAACATGTAGCTGCTGCGGACCTTCCCTGCAGGACTGCACCGTCCATTGACGCCCGCGGGGGCCGTGCAATCGCCCCGCTACGGCCCGCGCCCCGACGCACGCGCATCACGCCAAAGGGCTCCGTGTGCATGAAGATCGAGGCTCGAATTTGTGCACCTTTTGTTGCAAAACGAGCCGCTGACGCTCCAGTGcaatggagggagggagcgagagGGGAGGGTCGTCCCCTCCCCCCCATCGAAGCCGAGGCGAGCGGAGCCAGCAGAAGGGAGGTAAGTGCGTGAGAGTGGGCTCACCCACCCACGGTGCTTGTACACGGTGGCGAAGGGTCAGATGCATTTCCTGTTCGACCCCCCCTGCAGCCCcctgttcatgtttgcatgcaCACAGTTCCTGGTAAGACGATGCACTGTATTGACGCTATTAGTGGCGCACAGAGATCCAAGAATAGTCACGAGATTTCCACTCCAACTCTTTTCACTCAGTGGGGGCTCGTTATGCAGGAAGACTCGGATCTGCagctggacctgctgctgctgcaagtAGTACAGTCAGACCTGGAAGTGGTGATTTCCTGCACATCATGCAGCTgagcatgcagacacacacacaggtcccaGTCCAGCTGCAGAACCACTGCGAGGTCCAGCTGCAGGCCAAGCTGCTGTTCATCAGCTCCTCCTGCAACTGGttctctgcagctgcagcacaagctgaagaagcagctgcaggtttttgctcTCTGGCTTTCAAGTGGTTCTGCAAATGGATCCAGAGTTGGACCTGCAACTTTGCGCGAGTATatctgttttgtgttctgcAATACCTGTACTTCTTCTACTATAAACCAGCAGCATGACCTTAACACAactggacctgcagctggttctGCCACTCTCAGATATTTGTCTGCAGTTGTTCTGAATGGACCTGGCAGGAGTCTCcatcctgtttgtgtttgcatctATGTGGCCTCTGAGGGGCCGTGACTTATTTTAGACCTCTTCATCTAGTGTTTCTAGTTGCACCAGCGCACCCGCACACAGTGTTGCTGATGTGAGGTATGGGACCGAAGACAGAGTCCTCTTGTCTCTCTGATGCTCCCTCAGGGCTACAGTATTAACCGCACCAGTTTTGTGAGTTTGTGAGTAAAAACCTGTTTCAACTCAGTtgccatcaccatcatctcttCTGCACTATAGGGGCTCCAAACCACAAATAGTCGTGAACCTCCTgaccattgtggaagtgaagtcTGGTAATGACCATTGTGCCAGTACTTTGTGAATTCCAATCAGGAATAAGTGGGATTTTTGAAATTCCAGCGACGGTACTCGTGAGTGGGTGCAGCTTCCTGGTTGCTGCTGTGAGACTTGCTGCAGCAGCCGACTGTTGCAGCAGATAAGTTATTCTCTGGTGTCAGACCACGCTTGTTCCGCTCCACACACTGGCAGTTACTCACAGTTCAACACTGGAACTGTGGCACCGCTCAACTTCATTGTACACATTCTGAGCCATGTTCAAGGTTCCTTGTTGGTTTGACGCGTCGGACTTGAAGTTGTAGCTGATGAAGCAGAACGATTATTTTTATATAAGATATAATTCATACAAATTTGTATATTATGTTTTACTCATTCTAAGCAATCATAACTattgaaaaatgtttatttttggatAGTATTCTCTAAGGATATGCATTTATTTCATGAGTAgtttctaaaatgtctgaacTATTTAACTGCAGTCATGCATcgtatttaaaatatttgaacGTAGTATTTGATCTAAAAAATTTTttcttaaatcttttttttttcaacaacgTATGCAGCTGACATAAAAAAGTAAAGGCAAAGACCGTGAACAATCCTCACTGACCCGCCCCAAAAATCACCTGTATACCCCTCCCAGGGACTATGTTGTTATCACAATATTGTGGTAACGATTGTACACCATAAATTACTGTCATTTTCAGTCAATAAAATGAATCTGCATCATGTTATCAACTACATATTCAGCATGAATCATTTTGGCTCTCTGTGGATGTTTGCAGCCAAGAAGAAACCAGTGCTGAGGCT
It contains:
- the btbd17a gene encoding BTB/POZ domain-containing protein 17 isoform X1, with product MSGHKRMDVRVTTSYALMICELGGAEVGSKTAVPHFIDNLPAPCLVHHFLQTESWHRHEMTRRDECFGHLLVRMLVLVLMLQLGFASAGSMMGEGGLDGNGPADTISHSLMLVQRLEALLLQGNSSDVSLRVETPNTDDVKVIAAHSLVLSLHSPVFEEMLLLRNSSTLILKESSECAAVFDKFLRYLYCGELSVRLEQAIPLHKLATKYQVVGLQQGITQYMTLNLARDSPSGHVAGWYEYAVQVGDVILKENCLQYLAWNLTSVLQSGEWATISSQLLMSLMQRSDLVLQSEMELFAALEAWIVQNDPDGLTAENALRAVRYAMMPPRELFRLQTQSSILARYQESVRDLLYMSYQFHSASPMHMAKYFDVNCSLFVPRNYLSQLWGASWVISNPTRDDRSTSFQTQLGPSGHDSSKRVTWNALFSPRWLPLSMRSMYTETGAMQPTRVDGGRPRIIITPATSSADFAGVSFQKTVLVMAQQKGKMVVKHVYNFHQSTEENGNFLAEADLYRRTSDYLIDSSLYLHIVVKPMYQSLVTTKN
- the btbd17a gene encoding BTB/POZ domain-containing protein 17 isoform X2, which encodes MTRRDECFGHLLVRMLVLVLMLQLGFASAGSMMGEGGLDGNGPADTISHSLMLVQRLEALLLQGNSSDVSLRVETPNTDDVKVIAAHSLVLSLHSPVFEEMLLLRNSSTLILKESSECAAVFDKFLRYLYCGELSVRLEQAIPLHKLATKYQVVGLQQGITQYMTLNLARDSPSGHVAGWYEYAVQVGDVILKENCLQYLAWNLTSVLQSGEWATISSQLLMSLMQRSDLVLQSEMELFAALEAWIVQNDPDGLTAENALRAVRYAMMPPRELFRLQTQSSILARYQESVRDLLYMSYQFHSASPMHMAKYFDVNCSLFVPRNYLSQLWGASWVISNPTRDDRSTSFQTQLGPSGHDSSKRVTWNALFSPRWLPLSMRSMYTETGAMQPTRVDGGRPRIIITPATSSADFAGVSFQKTVLVMAQQKGKMVVKHVYNFHQSTEENGNFLAEADLYRRTSDYLIDSSLYLHIVVKPMYQSLVTTKN
- the btbd17a gene encoding BTB/POZ domain-containing protein 17 isoform X3; the encoded protein is MMGEGGLDGNGPADTISHSLMLVQRLEALLLQGNSSDVSLRVETPNTDDVKVIAAHSLVLSLHSPVFEEMLLLRNSSTLILKESSECAAVFDKFLRYLYCGELSVRLEQAIPLHKLATKYQVVGLQQGITQYMTLNLARDSPSGHVAGWYEYAVQVGDVILKENCLQYLAWNLTSVLQSGEWATISSQLLMSLMQRSDLVLQSEMELFAALEAWIVQNDPDGLTAENALRAVRYAMMPPRELFRLQTQSSILARYQESVRDLLYMSYQFHSASPMHMAKYFDVNCSLFVPRNYLSQLWGASWVISNPTRDDRSTSFQTQLGPSGHDSSKRVTWNALFSPRWLPLSMRSMYTETGAMQPTRVDGGRPRIIITPATSSADFAGVSFQKTVLVMAQQKGKMVVKHVYNFHQSTEENGNFLAEADLYRRTSDYLIDSSLYLHIVVKPMYQSLVTTKN